A window from Dehalobacter sp. DCA encodes these proteins:
- a CDS encoding DUF6103 family protein gives MKKATLQISFDSEKLGALKQYMAKKEASIETELDEVMQKFYEKYVPAPVREYIESREADDQPKPARPSSLAAAQKNAAEDEQ, from the coding sequence TTGAAGAAAGCGACCTTGCAAATCAGCTTCGATAGCGAAAAGCTCGGAGCCTTAAAGCAATACATGGCCAAAAAGGAAGCGTCCATCGAAACGGAACTGGACGAAGTGATGCAGAAGTTCTATGAAAAATATGTTCCGGCTCCCGTCCGTGAGTACATCGAAAGCCGCGAGGCAGACGATCAACCGAAGCCAGCAAGACCATCCAGCTTGGCTGCAGCACAAAAAAATGCTGCAGAGGACGAGCAATAA